The genomic DNA GGAGAATAATTTAATGCTCATTGAGgttaagagggagagagtacaGGTTATCTACCAATTAGACAGGGTTCAGTGGTTGCTGGAATTACAGAAATCTTTTTCAAAGAACATTGTGAGTGTAAAAGACAAGAGCCCTTTTGAAGATTTGCCAGTCTTGGGAACTGAACATTCCAATTTGGGGTTCATAGGGGTAAAATCCcagaaaagctttaaaaaaaacaacaacctgaTGTTATAGATCTACCTTAAATTATGGGTAAACTATTGCCACAGTGTGGCAAATTGGTTGTAAAAAGTCCGGATTGACcatgaaaataaaggaaaagtgGAAAAGGTTCAGGGCCTTTTAGTTGTGATGAACCTAATAAAAGTTTGCTGTCATGAATACAATAAAAATTTGCAGTTAAGTGCTGTTGTGTCAGTTTGGTCTGACATGGGCAATGTGATGGCCCATCAAGCGGCTTCAGAAAAGTGTAGGGAGGCTCTCTGTCAGCGTTAGctgcagagtctgtgtgtttggttccGGCCAGAGGATTCCAGAATAAAGTCACTTCAGGCTTTGCATCTTTAGCTGAAGGCTTGTAGTCAGACAAATGAGTAGTACTAAGAAAAGCCTTTGTGTTCTCAGTTTGTATCTGGGTCCAGGAGGGTCTTCGCTTAGCTCTTAGTGCTGGGAGCATCATTGTCGAAAGATTAATAGTTCTGGGCGGCTGGGCCACGAGCAGTTGAGGAGTTTGGGATTATTGAATTTTGAATGTAGTCTCAGTGCGCTCTATCTTGTTCCCCTTTCACATGGTTGTTACTGCTGCTAGCAGTTGATATGAAGTTACTAAATAATCTTAAATCAAGCAATAAATCAATGCCACAACAATACGTGTTACAGGAGCATATCAAAAATCAATAACACATTTTgttaactgtttgtttgtttacactggCATGGTGATATACCCTGTGACTAAGTGCACTGTAGATCCATTGTAGTGCTATGTATATCCCTGAATTTCAGGCCACTATCAGGATAACAGTATCAAACCATATATCAGTATGCACTGAGTGCTATGCCTCTTGCTTTGCGGAGGATGGAGGAGGTTGACCtgggtcgggggtggggggctcagactcacacagaggTGAACTAGCCTCAGGTCTGGTTTGTATTAACATTGACAATATGGTGTGTTTTGGGCCATATCCAGATTGAGAGATTTGGGAATACAGGTATGCTTTTTAAATGTCCCAGCTGTGTTCACAGTATAGGGATTCAtagcaatgaaaaaaatggaCACTCAAGCTAAGCAGACTCTTGTATGATCAAATGTAAAGGTTTTTATTAAGTAGTTCAGAGATTAAAGATCTGATCAAGTTATTTATACAGAGAAAATGGCAAGAAATGTGAGATATGGGGTACAGGCATCAACAAAGGATACTGAATGTTGTTGGACTAGAAAGGAGAGGCATGGAGGCAGGGGTCAGGAGGTCATACTTATATGTTCCTGATTAGATCTTATTGGATTACACCACTCATTATATTTGACTGGGAAACACGACACAAGACTGCAAGCATTCTTGGGGGTATTCTaagtacgtggtttagtgactaacccagataagttaactcagagtaagtagtaaacctcctaatataAGAGCCCTGTGGTTTTGTTTCaataggagaatgaagccatagggctctactattaggaggtttactactttctctgagttaacttatccgggttagtcactaaactaCGTACTTGGAATGCCCCCCTGGACACTCAGTAACTGTTAAATGTTCTGAAATGTAAAGCTTATGACAGAGTCAAATGCATATTCAAGTTACATCAAAGATCAAAGGAACAGGTCTTTGGAGGGTTTATTAGGGTTAAGGTGCACATTCAAATTAGGCTCAGCTTCAAAAGagctgtttgaaatattttatgaaaatacGTAAAACGACATAATGACATGGTTTTAGTGACTGATTTAAGTGATGCCCACATCACTGTGTCCctttgttttgactgtatttttgttcttgtgtttgtgttgtcacgCAGTGACTTTTGTTGCACTAGCCcttgttctttttattatttttgtttatttgtgatgaAAGCAACCTACTGTTCATTGACTTGTGTTTGTTAATAAAGAAACCCAAACCGTGTTAATGTGTTGCTTTCATAAGCTATTTTGAAGAGCGCCCTTTTATAAATTCATATGCTCGGCACAGTTTCCTTCGTTACCGTTCGGCACGGGGACAGACAATCCTCATCTGTCGCCACTGCACACTCCAATTCAGTAGGTGGCGGTAATGCACGTAACAATGGTTACGGCCACCATACAACACGTAGAACAAGAAGAAGCGGAAGAATGCGTACTGTATGTTATCCCATGGAGAAATTGTCAGGGCAATATTTTCTCTCACCTCTGACTGAGTCAGCTTGTTGAATAAGTGGCCAAATTACAACTCTGATGCGCATGGAGTGGAAGTTTTATATGTGTTCATTGAATTTATTAAATGTTATCCCAGGCCGCGTTTAATGGACAGATGTTCAAAGTCACAACTGGCACGATCCACTGTCAGCGCTTATTTACATTTGTTAAACGCCGATAAATAACCGTATTCCTACGACACCTTGCGGCATGGCACATCCCAGCCAGATTTCAGATGAATTGGAGAAGTACATCCTGAAAAATGTGAGTTTCTTTCGCGTCCGAGCTGTTTTCAGGTCTCTTTAGTATATAAATATGCTTAGATTATTAAAGTATATTGTATCCACAGCTGTTCGTTACAATAattatgatattttaaaataagctatgtgtatttttgtccttCTGCCAATAGGCACCACCTACTGTATACTACATACCTGACTTCATAACTGAGACGGAAGAGGAATATCTTTTACAACAGGTAGAAATCATAGACAACATAAATGAATTGCCAGGATATAAACGATAAACTGAGGCCAAAACTGCcgaaatatttttatttttttataaatggAATGCTACAGCAATTTAAATTTTGCTCTGGTGTGGTAGAGCAGTTGAGTGGTTCCATTCTGAATAACATCTTTGTTATTGTCCATTTTAATTAAACGGTTCAGTCACTGGAACCTTATAGTTGCTATTACTTACCATGCAAATCACTGGTCATGGTATTATTCTGGCCCTTTCCACCAACCTGTCCATGTTCTAGGTGTACAATGCCCCAAAACCAAAGTGGACACAGTTGTCTAGGAGGAGACTACAAAACtggggtctgtgtttttgatgtttgtaCAAATTTGTGCAtgacattattttaatgatttattttatggTCTGAAGGATACTTCTAAAAAACTTGTGAAAAGTTGCAAATCTGTGTTTTGCCATAGACAGATAGGTGAACAGAATGCTTTGTCGCTATACAGGTGGATTGCCCCATCAGAAGGGAATGTTTGCAGAGAAGCTTCCTGATTGGTTGctcaaatacacagagaaaatatcagCCCTCGGTGCATTTGCTGGGAAGACAGCAAATCATGTGTTGGTGAATGAGTACAAACCAGGGGAAGGTATTATGGTAAATATGTTTTATGGTAAAATGCATGAACGAAATCTTAATgtacagagagaacaaggaGTGCTATAAGGATTAAGAACCAATTTtgctttcactttctctttctctctcacaccccacatctcttttcactttcattaTTTTCCACCCTCCATCTTACTGTCCTTTTCCAACCCccacctctctccatctctctctctctctctccctctccatctctcagccTCATGAGGATGGGCCAATGTATCACCCCACAGTGACCACCATTAGCTTGggctcacacacattactggaCTTCTACAGACCTATCAGTCAAACAGAGGTACAGTGTGAAAACCCATCCCGACTTCACTGAAAGCAAACCTCACTATTCTCATGTTATTATTCATGcagataaatctttttttttttaaacaaaactcttCCTAAAGGTAATAGCATAATTAATAAAAGTTTATAATGGAAGCAAATAATACCACACTTCTTAGTGAATACATCTGATAAACACATCTCATGTTCAAATCCTACATTCTCTGGAGCTCCATAAGATAAACATTACTCACTCCGTTATTAGTGTCTTGGAAATGAGTGACCATGCTTGCCAGGTAAAAAGAAATGAccactttaaaatgtttaaatttggCAGTTAGCTTAGCATTCCTGTCTTGCTTTGGAGTTTTAGTGTACAAACTTCAGTGTGGCCTATTTGGTAACTGCATGAAACAAGAGTTTAGGAATAAGATGAGGCTGTCCAAATTGTGGTGTAGAAGTAATTGTTTCCATCCTTTCTtcctactcctctctctctctctctttttctgtctctatccCTCACAGTTGGAAGTCcctcagacagaggagagtcgCTATGTGCTGTCATTGTTGCTACAGCAACGAAGTCTGCTGATCTTACAGGGTGATATGTATGAGCGTTACCTCCATGGCATCCGCGAGGTCATCACAGATACCCTGACGGACAGTGTAGCTAACCTCTCCTGTGCAGGCGGTCACGCGGGGGATGTTTTACCCCGGGGCACAAGAGTGTCCCTCACCATTCGACACGTCCCCAAAGTTATCCGAGCACCTCTGATGCTTGGCAGGAagtgacactcacacagactcatgtCCCAtcaataaaagagaaagaatc from Chanos chanos chromosome 8, fChaCha1.1, whole genome shotgun sequence includes the following:
- the alkbh6 gene encoding putative RNA/DNA demethylase ALKBH6, whose product is MAHPSQISDELEKYILKNAPPTVYYIPDFITETEEEYLLQQVYNAPKPKWTQLSRRRLQNWGGLPHQKGMFAEKLPDWLLKYTEKISALGAFAGKTANHVLVNEYKPGEGIMPHEDGPMYHPTVTTISLGSHTLLDFYRPISQTELEVPQTEESRYVLSLLLQQRSLLILQGDMYERYLHGIREVITDTLTDSVANLSCAGGHAGDVLPRGTRVSLTIRHVPKVIRAPLMLGRK